Proteins encoded by one window of Enterococcus saccharolyticus subsp. saccharolyticus:
- a CDS encoding DUF3290 domain-containing protein yields MSINFYGLSYLENRGSINDVIKYVIIFAILIFFVFVFIRYLRSRIQTKYRDLSLILFLSLLFILGTQYAEYQQAEAQDESSSQMAVFLHTVADQLKVPVEKIYVNNLTLSDETLFLVDNEYYVLHLSNDRNSFRLEPTYLANTNVNVVE; encoded by the coding sequence ATGTCAATCAATTTTTATGGACTCAGCTATTTAGAAAACAGAGGGAGTATTAATGATGTCATAAAATACGTGATTATTTTTGCTATTTTAATTTTCTTTGTTTTCGTCTTTATTCGTTATTTGCGTTCGCGAATTCAAACAAAGTATCGTGATTTAAGTTTGATCTTATTTTTAAGTTTATTATTTATTTTGGGCACACAATATGCCGAATACCAACAAGCAGAAGCACAAGACGAAAGCTCGTCACAGATGGCGGTTTTTTTACACACTGTCGCCGACCAGTTGAAAGTACCCGTTGAAAAAATCTATGTGAATAATTTGACGTTAAGCGATGAAACATTGTTTTTAGTCGATAATGAATATTATGTGTTGCATTTAAGTAATGACCGTAATTCATTTCGTTTAGAACCAACGTATCTAGCGAACACAAATGTCAATGTCGTAGAGTAG
- a CDS encoding DUF421 domain-containing protein, whose amino-acid sequence MSLYSPIIIKLALGILCLIVQINIMGKGNLAPSSAMDQVQNYVLGGIIGGVIYNDAISVLQFVLVLIVWTTLVLIVKFSKEHNRFVKNIIDGKPTTLIHNGQVDIATCLQHGISANDLMFKLRSNGIYEVSKVKRAVLEQNGQLTIIEQGDENIRYPIIMDGQINEDLLDIVNKDEAWLIGKVHELTGKEITDIYLGEYISGEIKLYEY is encoded by the coding sequence ATGAGTTTATACAGTCCAATTATTATCAAATTAGCTTTAGGTATCTTATGTCTGATTGTACAAATTAATATTATGGGAAAAGGTAATTTGGCGCCTTCTTCTGCGATGGATCAAGTCCAAAACTATGTACTCGGGGGCATTATTGGTGGGGTTATTTATAATGATGCGATTAGCGTCTTACAATTTGTTTTGGTTTTAATTGTTTGGACGACCTTGGTTTTAATTGTGAAATTTTCTAAAGAACACAATCGTTTTGTTAAAAATATTATTGATGGCAAACCCACCACGTTAATCCACAATGGTCAAGTCGATATTGCGACCTGTCTTCAACATGGGATTTCAGCCAATGATTTAATGTTTAAGCTGCGTAGTAATGGCATTTATGAAGTATCGAAAGTCAAACGTGCTGTGTTAGAGCAAAATGGCCAACTAACAATTATTGAACAAGGGGATGAAAATATTCGCTACCCAATCATTATGGATGGGCAAATCAATGAAGACTTGTTAGATATTGTCAATAAAGATGAAGCTTGGTTAATTGGCAAAGTACATGAATTAACGGGGAAAGAGATTACAGATATTTATTTAGGCGAATATATTTCAGGTGAGATTAAATTGTATGAATACTAA
- a CDS encoding Nramp family divalent metal transporter has translation MENEQTKKLVSYANGPSLEEINGTVAVPQTGNFWKNLVSFSGPGALVAVGYMDPGNWITSIGGGAKYGYLLLSVILISSLIAMLLQYMAAKLGIVTHMDLAQATRKYTGKKLGIALWIVTELAIMATDIAEVIGGAIALNLLFGIPLLIGVILTIFDVLLLLVLTRLGFRKIEAIVMTLILVILVVFLYEVMIAQPSIPDVFKGLIPQKQVLHPGELTMALGIVGATVMPHNLYLGSSISQSRKYDRTDDENIAKALRFSTWDSNIQLSAAFFVNCLLLILGSAMFFGHGDELGTFSALYNALQDSTIAGAVASPLLSTLFAVALLASGQNSTITGTLTGQVVMEGFINMKIPTWARRIITRGLSVVPVLLCTIYFGANEQALDNLLIYSQVFLSLALPISMIPLVYFTSSEKIMGKRFKNTKLVAGLGWGCTIVLTLLNIELIIETVTHFL, from the coding sequence ATGGAAAATGAACAAACAAAAAAACTCGTCTCCTATGCCAATGGTCCGAGCTTAGAGGAAATTAATGGAACTGTTGCCGTACCACAAACTGGCAATTTTTGGAAAAATCTAGTCTCCTTTTCAGGACCTGGTGCACTTGTTGCGGTTGGATATATGGATCCTGGAAATTGGATTACTTCCATTGGTGGAGGTGCAAAATACGGTTATTTATTACTATCCGTCATTTTAATTTCTAGTTTAATCGCGATGTTATTACAATACATGGCAGCGAAACTCGGTATTGTTACACATATGGATTTAGCTCAAGCAACACGAAAATATACTGGTAAAAAATTAGGCATTGCTCTTTGGATTGTCACTGAATTAGCGATTATGGCAACAGACATTGCTGAAGTCATTGGTGGTGCAATTGCCTTAAATTTATTATTTGGGATTCCTTTATTAATTGGTGTCATTTTAACTATTTTTGATGTGTTGTTGTTATTAGTTTTAACACGTTTAGGTTTTCGGAAAATTGAAGCCATTGTTATGACCTTGATTTTGGTGATTTTAGTGGTCTTCTTATATGAAGTAATGATTGCGCAACCTTCTATTCCTGATGTATTCAAAGGACTAATTCCACAAAAACAAGTCCTACACCCCGGTGAATTAACCATGGCTTTAGGAATTGTGGGCGCTACTGTCATGCCACATAACTTATATCTCGGTTCGTCTATTTCTCAATCACGAAAATACGATCGCACAGATGACGAAAATATCGCTAAAGCCTTGCGTTTTTCTACTTGGGACTCAAATATTCAATTGTCTGCAGCCTTTTTTGTCAATTGTCTCTTGTTGATTTTAGGGAGCGCCATGTTCTTTGGTCATGGCGATGAATTAGGGACATTTTCAGCATTGTATAACGCCTTACAAGATTCGACGATTGCTGGAGCCGTTGCAAGTCCCCTATTGAGTACCTTATTTGCGGTAGCTTTATTGGCATCCGGACAAAATTCAACCATTACTGGTACCTTGACTGGTCAAGTCGTGATGGAGGGCTTTATCAACATGAAAATTCCAACTTGGGCACGTCGGATCATTACACGTGGACTATCCGTCGTTCCTGTATTACTATGTACCATTTATTTTGGTGCCAATGAACAAGCGTTAGATAATTTATTGATTTATTCTCAAGTTTTCTTGAGCTTAGCTTTACCGATTTCCATGATTCCTTTGGTTTATTTTACCAGTTCAGAAAAAATTATGGGGAAACGATTTAAAAATACCAAACTAGTTGCTGGATTAGGTTGGGGTTGTACCATTGTTTTAACACTTTTAAATATTGAATTAATCATTGAGACAGTCACTCACTTTTTATAA
- a CDS encoding sugar phosphate isomerase/epimerase family protein, translating into MKLGVFTPLFNNLTFDEMIEKVAEKGLQTVEIGTGGSPGSAHLDIDKLLASSDERKEYLHKLSDKGLEISALSAHHNPISPIKEVAQEADELLRKTIKLANLMNVPVVNGFSGVAGGNATDTQVNWPVLPWPTEYNDSYEYQWEQKLIPYWKDINTVAEAAGVKIGIELHGGFLAHTPYTMLRLRDAAGKAIGCNLDPSHLWWQGIDPVAAVKILGAENAIHHFHAKDTYLDQDNINMHGLTDMQPYGNVKTRAWTFRSVGCGHDLKVWSDIISALRIQGYDYVLSIEHEDPIMSIDEGLNRAITNLRTIMINDQPTDMWWA; encoded by the coding sequence ATGAAATTAGGCGTATTTACCCCATTATTTAATAACTTAACTTTTGATGAAATGATTGAAAAAGTAGCAGAAAAAGGACTACAAACAGTAGAAATCGGTACGGGTGGTTCTCCAGGTAGCGCCCATTTAGATATTGATAAATTATTAGCAAGTAGCGATGAACGCAAAGAATATTTGCACAAATTATCAGATAAAGGTTTAGAAATTTCTGCCTTGAGTGCCCATCACAACCCAATTTCACCCATTAAAGAAGTTGCACAAGAAGCAGACGAATTACTACGTAAAACTATTAAATTAGCGAATTTAATGAATGTGCCTGTAGTGAATGGGTTCTCTGGTGTAGCTGGCGGAAACGCAACAGATACCCAAGTCAACTGGCCGGTATTGCCTTGGCCAACAGAATACAACGATAGCTACGAATATCAATGGGAACAAAAATTAATTCCTTACTGGAAAGACATCAATACTGTGGCAGAAGCTGCTGGTGTTAAAATCGGTATCGAATTACATGGTGGTTTCTTAGCACATACCCCGTATACTATGTTACGTTTGCGTGATGCTGCGGGTAAAGCGATTGGTTGTAACTTAGACCCAAGTCATTTGTGGTGGCAAGGAATTGATCCAGTAGCAGCAGTTAAAATTTTGGGTGCGGAAAATGCGATTCATCATTTCCACGCCAAAGACACTTATTTAGACCAAGACAATATCAATATGCATGGTTTAACAGATATGCAACCATATGGCAATGTAAAAACACGTGCGTGGACCTTCCGTTCAGTTGGTTGTGGACATGACTTGAAAGTATGGTCAGATATTATTTCTGCATTACGTATTCAAGGATATGACTATGTTTTAAGTATCGAGCATGAAGATCCAATTATGTCAATTGACGAAGGATTAAACCGTGCGATTACTAATTTACGAACAATTATGATTAATGACCAACCAACAGATATGTGGTGGGCTTAA
- a CDS encoding ThuA domain-containing protein: MTQVTVWNEFRHEKTDERVREMYPEGIHGQLAAFIKEEFTVHTATLDEPEHGLTEEVLSETDVLVWWGHMAHDEVADEIVNRVHQRVLEGMGLIVLHSGHFSKIFKKLMGTSCDLKWRVDDQHCRIWNVNPSHPIVEGVGEFIELEQEEMYGEHFDIPAPDELVFVSWFPGGEVFRSGCTYRRGNGKIFYFQPGHETYPSYYNEKVQRVIKNGIRWCAPTENNYPTYGHYQAREGAK; encoded by the coding sequence ATGACGCAAGTAACGGTGTGGAATGAATTCCGCCACGAAAAAACAGATGAACGAGTACGTGAGATGTATCCAGAGGGGATTCATGGTCAACTGGCAGCGTTTATTAAAGAAGAATTTACGGTGCATACAGCAACGCTGGATGAACCAGAACATGGCTTAACAGAAGAGGTACTTTCTGAAACAGATGTCCTTGTTTGGTGGGGACATATGGCGCATGATGAAGTAGCTGATGAAATTGTCAATCGTGTACATCAACGTGTTTTAGAAGGAATGGGTTTAATCGTTTTGCACTCGGGTCATTTTTCGAAAATCTTTAAAAAATTGATGGGTACATCTTGTGATCTAAAATGGCGAGTGGATGACCAGCACTGTCGCATTTGGAATGTGAATCCAAGTCACCCCATTGTCGAAGGTGTCGGTGAATTTATCGAACTCGAGCAAGAAGAAATGTATGGCGAACATTTTGATATTCCAGCACCAGATGAATTGGTTTTTGTGAGTTGGTTCCCTGGTGGAGAAGTGTTCCGAAGTGGTTGTACGTATCGCCGTGGCAATGGAAAGATTTTCTATTTCCAACCTGGCCACGAAACGTATCCAAGTTATTACAATGAAAAAGTCCAACGTGTCATTAAAAACGGCATTCGTTGGTGCGCACCAACTGAAAATAACTATCCGACGTATGGACATTACCAAGCAAGAGAAGGAGCGAAATAA
- the abc-f gene encoding ribosomal protection-like ABC-F family protein: MYIQANKISKNFSGTPLFEELTLSINENEKIGLVGQNGTGKTTLLQILLGTEGIDTGVISRKKGLSIGWVPQTLPSTNQTAFNYISHSFTVLHDIQQQLRYYEAKMTTPTGDLARVLTIYGNLQQQFEELGGYQLTDRITTTMKGLGLAAQCYTPLQQLSGGERVRVELAKILIQENDVLLLDEPTNHLDLVGIQWLENYLKNTKQSFVVISHDRAFLDTVTQRIVEIEDGQAIEYPGNYSRYVALKAARLVELSKNYDLQQKEIQRLKRMIHRYRQWGNEGDNEKFFKKAKELERRLAKITVIKAPVSPKKRLKSIDQASCSGKEVVIAQAIGKMMGDKLLFADSSFAIYRGERVAIIGENGSGKTTLLRLIMNQEKLDEGNIHYGASLKLGYLPQQLTFPDAQQRLLAYTKSFISEEQQARQTLAHYGFYQEDVAKRLGDLSGGEQVRLYLMKLFQQKINFLILDEPTNHLDIYVREEIEALLATFTGTILAVTHDRYFLKKNFDRALQIADEQIQKIPLED, encoded by the coding sequence ATGTATATTCAAGCAAATAAGATCAGCAAAAACTTTAGTGGGACCCCACTATTTGAAGAATTAACTCTTAGCATCAATGAAAATGAGAAAATTGGTTTAGTCGGACAAAATGGCACTGGAAAAACAACTTTATTACAGATTTTATTGGGAACAGAAGGAATTGATACTGGCGTAATCAGTCGTAAAAAAGGTCTGTCAATTGGTTGGGTTCCACAAACATTACCAAGTACAAATCAGACTGCTTTTAATTATATTAGTCATAGTTTTACCGTTTTACATGATATACAACAGCAATTACGTTATTACGAAGCGAAAATGACCACACCAACTGGCGACTTGGCGCGTGTATTAACAATATATGGAAATCTGCAACAACAATTTGAAGAATTAGGTGGGTATCAACTGACAGATCGGATTACCACTACGATGAAGGGCTTAGGATTAGCAGCACAATGTTACACGCCTCTCCAGCAATTAAGCGGCGGCGAACGGGTGCGTGTCGAATTAGCGAAGATTTTAATTCAAGAAAATGATGTCTTGCTTCTGGATGAACCAACGAATCACTTGGATTTAGTTGGTATTCAATGGTTAGAAAATTATCTAAAAAACACCAAACAATCATTTGTAGTCATTTCCCATGATCGTGCTTTTTTAGATACAGTGACGCAACGAATTGTGGAAATTGAAGATGGACAAGCGATTGAGTATCCTGGCAATTATAGCCGTTACGTTGCTTTAAAAGCAGCTCGTCTCGTTGAATTAAGTAAAAACTATGACTTGCAACAAAAAGAAATCCAACGTCTCAAACGGATGATTCATCGTTACCGTCAATGGGGAAATGAAGGAGACAACGAAAAATTCTTTAAAAAAGCCAAAGAATTGGAACGCCGTTTAGCAAAAATAACCGTAATAAAAGCACCTGTGTCTCCTAAAAAACGCTTAAAAAGTATCGACCAAGCTTCTTGCTCAGGAAAAGAGGTTGTCATTGCTCAAGCGATTGGGAAAATGATGGGAGATAAATTGCTCTTCGCAGATAGTTCTTTTGCAATTTATCGCGGTGAACGTGTTGCTATTATTGGTGAAAATGGTTCCGGTAAAACGACATTACTACGTTTAATCATGAATCAAGAGAAATTAGATGAAGGAAATATCCACTATGGTGCAAGTCTAAAATTAGGCTATTTACCTCAACAATTAACGTTTCCAGATGCTCAGCAGCGTTTATTAGCATACACCAAAAGCTTTATTAGTGAAGAACAACAAGCAAGACAAACTTTGGCACACTATGGTTTTTATCAAGAAGACGTGGCTAAACGTCTAGGTGATTTATCCGGCGGTGAACAAGTACGGTTATACCTAATGAAATTGTTTCAACAAAAAATTAATTTTTTGATTTTAGACGAACCTACCAATCATTTAGATATTTATGTCCG
- a CDS encoding phosphoglycerate dehydrogenase, translating to MFQIKTFNAIAQEGMSRFDEDNYQVNQSETPDGIILRSQKLHDYEFPESVLGVARAGAGTNNIPVEECTEKGIVVFNTPGANANAVKELVIASLLLSVRPIIQGAIWVQDLTGSNIEEQVEANKKQFAGNELEGKKLGVIGLGSIGAMVANDAYRLGMEVIGYDPHVSVDTAWSISRRVKRATEINEIFSTCDFITVHVPLLEQTRNLISDKELAMMKPTTKLFNFSRGEIVDPEAVLKAVNDGYLAGFTTDFADERLLNNEKILVLPHLGASTEEAEINCAKMAARTLKKFLETGTIKRSVNFPTVEMAFYSPYRITIINRNVPNMLGQISSTIAAAEINIDNMINRGRGEYAYTLVDVNETDEAKLANVVSLLEQNSDVIRVRTIKNTETSY from the coding sequence ATGTTTCAAATTAAAACATTCAACGCAATTGCTCAAGAAGGTATGAGTCGTTTCGATGAAGACAATTATCAAGTCAATCAAAGTGAAACTCCTGATGGTATTATTTTACGTAGTCAAAAATTACATGACTACGAATTTCCAGAATCAGTTCTAGGTGTTGCTCGCGCGGGTGCAGGAACGAACAACATTCCTGTAGAAGAATGCACTGAAAAAGGCATCGTAGTATTTAACACACCAGGAGCCAATGCGAATGCTGTCAAAGAATTAGTGATTGCGAGCTTATTATTGAGTGTTCGTCCAATTATTCAAGGCGCTATTTGGGTTCAAGATTTAACTGGTTCAAACATTGAAGAACAAGTAGAAGCAAATAAAAAACAATTTGCCGGTAACGAACTGGAAGGTAAAAAACTAGGAGTTATTGGTTTGGGTTCAATTGGGGCGATGGTTGCTAATGATGCCTATCGTTTAGGTATGGAAGTAATTGGGTATGACCCACACGTTTCAGTTGATACAGCTTGGAGTATTTCACGTCGTGTGAAACGTGCAACTGAAATTAATGAAATTTTTTCAACATGTGATTTTATCACAGTTCACGTACCATTGCTTGAGCAAACACGTAATTTAATTAGTGATAAAGAATTAGCAATGATGAAACCAACAACCAAATTATTTAACTTTTCTCGTGGTGAAATTGTTGATCCTGAAGCAGTTTTAAAAGCTGTTAATGATGGCTATCTTGCAGGTTTTACCACTGATTTTGCAGATGAACGTTTATTAAATAATGAAAAAATCTTAGTGTTACCACATTTAGGTGCATCAACTGAAGAAGCAGAAATTAATTGTGCGAAAATGGCAGCCCGTACATTGAAAAAATTCTTGGAAACAGGAACAATCAAACGTTCAGTCAACTTCCCAACTGTTGAGATGGCCTTTTATTCACCTTATCGTATTACAATTATTAACCGTAATGTGCCAAACATGTTAGGCCAAATTTCTTCAACCATTGCGGCGGCAGAAATTAACATCGATAACATGATTAACCGTGGGCGTGGGGAGTATGCTTATACATTGGTGGATGTCAATGAAACCGACGAAGCTAAACTAGCGAATGTTGTCTCACTTTTAGAACAAAATTCTGATGTGATTCGCGTGCGTACCATTAAAAATACCGAAACATCGTATTAA
- the serC gene encoding 3-phosphoserine/phosphohydroxythreonine transaminase → MTVYNFSAGPAVLPKPVLEKAQAELVNYQGSEMSVMEMSHRSSLFDNIIKEAEKLLREIMGIPDNYKVLFLQGGASLQFSMIPLNLAVGKKALYVNTGAWAKKAISAAKAIDGVEVEVIASSEDKNFTYVPEITKDMVDQEAAYVHITTNETIGGISYQTIPDVGDVPIVADMSSNILANNYKVEDFGLIYAGAQKNIGPSGLTVVIIREDLLNKEPIFSPMLDFAVQAANDSLYNTPPTYAIYIAKLVFEWIQELGGLQEIVKRDQEKAALLYDAIDASNLFISPVDKNYRSLTNIPFVTGDEELDKKFNQEALAQGFQNLKGHRSVGGMRASLYNAFPKEGVEELVAFMKKFEDENGEK, encoded by the coding sequence ATGACTGTTTATAACTTTTCTGCCGGCCCTGCCGTCTTGCCAAAACCTGTATTAGAGAAAGCACAAGCTGAACTTGTGAATTACCAAGGTAGTGAAATGTCCGTGATGGAAATGAGTCATCGTTCCTCCTTGTTTGATAACATCATTAAAGAGGCAGAAAAACTGTTAAGAGAAATTATGGGTATCCCTGATAATTATAAAGTATTATTCTTGCAAGGTGGCGCAAGCTTACAATTTTCAATGATTCCATTAAATCTAGCTGTTGGCAAAAAAGCCTTATACGTAAATACTGGTGCTTGGGCTAAAAAAGCTATTAGTGCAGCAAAAGCGATTGATGGTGTAGAAGTAGAAGTAATTGCATCAAGTGAAGATAAGAACTTTACTTATGTGCCAGAAATCACTAAAGATATGGTGGATCAAGAGGCAGCATATGTTCACATTACTACCAATGAAACGATTGGTGGGATTTCGTATCAAACAATTCCCGATGTGGGCGATGTGCCGATTGTGGCGGATATGTCTTCAAATATTTTAGCTAATAATTATAAAGTAGAAGATTTTGGCCTTATTTATGCTGGTGCGCAAAAAAATATTGGTCCCTCTGGATTAACAGTAGTGATTATTCGTGAAGATTTGTTAAACAAAGAACCAATCTTTTCACCAATGTTAGATTTTGCGGTACAAGCAGCGAATGATTCATTATATAATACACCACCAACTTATGCGATTTACATTGCAAAATTAGTCTTCGAATGGATTCAAGAATTAGGTGGCTTACAAGAAATTGTTAAACGCGATCAAGAAAAAGCCGCATTATTATATGATGCGATTGATGCATCAAACTTATTTATCAGCCCAGTAGACAAAAACTATCGTTCATTAACAAATATTCCTTTTGTAACGGGTGACGAAGAATTAGATAAAAAATTCAATCAAGAAGCATTAGCACAAGGGTTCCAAAACTTAAAAGGTCATCGCTCAGTTGGAGGAATGCGCGCTAGTCTGTACAATGCCTTTCCAAAAGAAGGCGTTGAAGAGCTCGTTGCTTTTATGAAAAAATTTGAAGATGAGAATGGAGAGAAATAA
- a CDS encoding Gfo/Idh/MocA family protein: protein MSAINFVIIGYGGMGSYHAHTLMPTEQEKIHLLGVYDVLEERRQAASEKGLIAYDSFEEVLADENVEAILIATPNDSHKELAIRGLQAGKKVICEKPVAMNVAELDEILAVAKETGQTFMVHQNRRWDPDFLVVRDLYQKKQIGEIFQLESRVQGANGIPGDWRHLPEHGGGMLLDWGVHLLDQILWLVNSPIKKVSVDFSYVLGDQVDDGFISYITFENDVKALIEVGTSNYTTLPRWYVKGYEGTARIDDWDLSGELIRATNNEDASAPKPIQAGVGLTKTMAPPSEEATEKLSFPEAKAEYQPFYANFYSVVREEAEPIVKNSEVREVLALIEHMFELAK from the coding sequence ATGTCAGCAATTAACTTTGTCATTATTGGTTATGGTGGTATGGGCTCGTATCATGCACATACGTTAATGCCAACCGAACAAGAAAAAATTCATTTACTTGGGGTCTACGATGTCCTAGAAGAACGCCGTCAAGCAGCTTCTGAAAAAGGACTAATTGCTTATGACAGTTTTGAAGAAGTATTAGCAGATGAAAACGTGGAAGCAATTTTAATCGCAACCCCTAATGATAGTCATAAAGAACTAGCGATTCGTGGGCTACAAGCAGGAAAAAAAGTCATTTGTGAAAAACCGGTAGCGATGAATGTGGCAGAATTAGACGAAATTTTAGCCGTTGCCAAAGAAACAGGACAAACCTTTATGGTGCATCAAAACCGTCGTTGGGACCCTGATTTTTTAGTTGTTCGTGACTTATATCAAAAGAAACAAATTGGTGAAATTTTCCAATTAGAATCTCGCGTGCAAGGTGCTAATGGGATTCCAGGAGACTGGCGTCATTTACCTGAACATGGTGGGGGAATGTTATTGGACTGGGGTGTTCATTTATTAGACCAAATTCTTTGGTTAGTCAATAGTCCAATCAAAAAAGTATCCGTTGATTTTAGCTATGTATTAGGCGATCAAGTTGACGATGGCTTTATCAGCTATATTACCTTTGAAAATGATGTAAAAGCGTTGATTGAAGTTGGAACAAGTAACTATACAACCTTGCCTCGTTGGTACGTGAAAGGGTATGAAGGTACAGCGCGCATCGATGATTGGGATTTATCAGGTGAATTAATTCGTGCAACAAATAACGAAGATGCCTCTGCACCAAAACCGATTCAAGCAGGGGTTGGTTTGACAAAAACAATGGCACCACCTTCTGAAGAAGCAACCGAAAAATTAAGTTTCCCAGAAGCAAAAGCGGAGTACCAACCGTTTTATGCAAACTTCTATTCGGTCGTTCGCGAAGAAGCAGAACCAATTGTTAAAAACAGTGAGGTTCGCGAAGTGTTAGCATTAATTGAACACATGTTTGAATTAGCAAAATAG
- a CDS encoding PTS sugar transporter subunit IIA, protein MVKKEIMYQTNFQTKEELFQGVTAFLVDKGFATAEFEAALREREERFPTGLPSEPPAAIPHSDGTYAKEDVIVGILNEQPLEFYQMGTNKSTLLHPRIVFVLLVRDKVTHLDQLQRIIEKAKDHDFLVRLQDASDEGQFTSLIQEEL, encoded by the coding sequence ATGGTGAAAAAAGAGATAATGTATCAGACGAATTTTCAAACAAAAGAAGAATTGTTTCAAGGGGTCACAGCCTTTTTAGTCGACAAAGGGTTTGCAACTGCTGAATTTGAAGCAGCGTTACGTGAGCGTGAAGAACGTTTTCCAACAGGTTTACCTAGTGAACCACCGGCAGCAATTCCGCATAGTGATGGCACTTATGCCAAAGAAGATGTGATTGTGGGTATTTTGAATGAACAACCCTTAGAATTTTATCAAATGGGTACCAATAAAAGTACTTTGCTACACCCACGAATTGTTTTTGTGCTGTTAGTTCGCGATAAAGTCACTCATTTAGATCAGTTGCAACGAATTATTGAGAAAGCGAAAGACCACGACTTTCTCGTACGTTTACAGGATGCTTCAGACGAAGGACAGTTTACATCACTTATTCAAGAAGAATTATAG